The window CTCTGAACCTCTGCTCCTCCATCCAGAGGTTTACAAAGGGTTGGGATAACTCTGTAAATACTCATGCAATGGACGGGGATTCCGGATAAATGAGGAAACAAGCGTCATCATTCCCCACTATATTATGTGCATCTGCCCAGACCACGGCGGTCCAGCTGCTTTGTAGAGGGTTACACTGCTTACTTTAAATAAGCGGCCGAGTCGTAGAACAGTAGCACGAGGAGATAATAGCGagttcttcttccattcttTATCATCCTTCCATGTTCGTCACTGGTGACCGCTGCCACCATCTGCCAGTGTCACATGCTACTAATTATCGACCTTACTGATAAATAGCCGCAGGTCATGTTCTTTGATGATAGTCCTCTTTTTGGTGTCTTCAcggaaaaaaaagaacagCTCGTGATTCAATGTTCGTCGCGAATTACAAAACAGGAAGAAGGCCAGAACGGCCGAAACACAATAGAAAAAATGTTGTCATCTACATATACGTATGTCAACTATGTTGACCAGCGTGCCGTTGCCGTGGCGTCGTACTGCACGTTAAGGTGTATGGCATGAAAGGCTGGCAGGAAGATCGTGATTTTAGACACTAAATAACTGTTATTCTACCCTTAACCATTATTACTATAGTACATGTATTTTCACTTGCCGGTAGTGCGGACCCATTACCATCACTCCGCAGCAATGAATGAAATCCACGGGACTCTTGTCACATAATGCTTACTCATCATTCATCTTATTGTTGGATCAGCATATCGTCGCAGAAGAGAATAATAATACGCCTCGGATCCACAACAATAATGTACCCTGCTGCCTGTACAAGCAAACTTTGATGGCTTTTCACTAGTGTTACACATTATTACACTGACCTTCCCTGCCGGTGTGCAGGTCTCAAAGCCCTAAAGATCATCGAGTATCAGCTTCCTTCCACTTCGACTTGGTAAAGATCCGCTCAGTGGGCCGTAGCCTCTTAACATTTGACGATCCTAGCCTTTTTTTTCAAAAACCGAATCCCCCCTCAAACCACCAGTTCAGATGTTCTGTGGGCGCCAATCCTCGCATCGCAACCTGTAGCTTTGGTCTTGATGCTGATTCGGCGCCGTTTCCTTATACATCGCGGATCCCTCGTCTCCCTTGAGAACTCGGAAAAAGAGACGATCAGGCCTCGAGATCCATGATACAAGTGACTTACTTTGTCGACCTTGCCCTGAAAGGACAAGGGGACAAAGAAGTTTGTCTGCCCGGGCCTTTATTACTCTCTTCACGGATCTTTGACGAAAGTAATCAAAAACCGGGCTCTTCCTGAATCCAATGGACTGCAAAATGCAGGTTGCCAAGGGAACGAGAAAGATGGATATTATATACGTCCTTACGCCTTTTACGCCCTGTCTCGTAAATCTCGATTGACAGGGGGAGATAGATGGACGCCCGGGGTCCGAGAGGGGATTTGGAGGCTCACACCTTTTACTAGAAGACATCATCGCGGCTGCGAAAAGTGGACTTACAAAAAAATCTATATTTTAAAAAGGTGTTACCGCATTATACTGTCCTCCCATGAACGCGTTTCGTTGTACGATATTTCGGGTGCCGATTCGGCGGATTGTTGCTGTCTCgcttcttctgctgctTGTGAATCTACAATCACCGCCCATACTGAGGCTTTTACCTAATATGACATGGTGCTTCCGTTGGTAAAATACTTTTGAAACCCTTCATCATAATACTGACCAGTGTGAGAACCAAACCCATTCGCTTCTCCAAAGTTCGCAGTTCTGCTAATAGTGACTCATTGGGAGATTCGGCGGTTAACTTGGCCAAGTTGGCGGCCTATATACCGTGAGTAAGGTGTTTCAGTCACTGAAAATCGAGAGAGCGGCAGACATACGCGTTTCACTTTGTCGCTCAGTTTGGCAAATTCCCACAGAAGCTCCTGCTCTAGTTGTGAAAGCTGACCGTTATTTGCGCTTGAGTTGATGGTCAGCAATGTCCCTTGCGCTGAATAGTTGACGCACTATGGGTTGACTGAATTTATAGACATACTGCCTTGTTTGTTGATAACTGACTAACGCTTATGTTCTGCAGTCTGCTGGTATCGCGCGCGCTCCTCCAAGTGTTTTGACGTTAAGCATCCGTTACGTAATGTAGTGGTAGTGCGGGCGGTGCTGGCCGGTGGCCGAGGGGTGGGCCGATGTGTGCAGAAGTCCATGCAAGCGAGAAGCGGCATTGTGTTGTTTTTTGCCCGAAATTACCAAAATAACATCTATCCATCCACCTATTCTCCCTGCCATCTCTCTGCTCCTCCCCCAGCCCATCCAGCCCTCAACCGCCACGGCCTTACCCATCAGCACCTCCCCCCAAGTGCACCGCCTGCTTATTGCTTGCCCCGAACATCCCTGTTTTCGGAGCATCTCGCCACTCCGTTTCCTACGACTGTCTGTTTTAATCACATCTCTTACTGTAGCTCCACTCTCCTTATAGCCACCATGGCTTCATTATTCTCTTACCAACATGTCTACTCCCACAACTCCACAATGCTCTCTACCATTATTCCTACCGCCCTTCATGCCCCCTTCTACCACACGACCCGTCCCAATCTTCTCCCATTCATGTCCGACAAACACCTTTCACTAGCGGCTCCCGTGCTAGCTTATTGGCTGTactcttttttcttccaTTTTCTCGACACTGCCCAATTCTCTTACTTTGAAAAGCGCAGAATACATGACTCGCCTGAGGTGCTTGCGCGGAACAAGGTCACAGTGACGCAGGTGATCAAAGCGGTCATTTTGCAGCATGTCATCCAAACAGTTCTTGGCATCTTCTGGcttgaggatgatgaagcaaTATTCAGGAGAGAAGTTATGAAGGACCATCTTGCGGCCATGAGTAACCTGTCACCTTGGGTAGCTGATGGAGTTTTACTTGTGcttggaagaagagttgggGAACAGGTGCTGAAGAGAAATGGTGAAGCAATCGTCCGTTGGATGTACTGGTGGGGTATTCCTGCTTTACAAATGCTTCTTGCATTGTGAGCATTTTTTTTCTAGTCTGTCAAACATTTTACTAATAGTGATCATAGCTTTGTGATTGACACTTGGCAATATTTTTGGCACCGATCCATGCACACAAATCACTGGCTCTACCGCAACTTCCACTCCCACCATCATCGTCTTTATACCCCTTATGCTTTTGGCGCTCTTTACAACCACCCAGTAGAAGGTTTCATTCTTGATACCCTTGGCGCCGCCATTGCCGAAGAGGTTTCTTTCATGACCATCCGACAAGCGACTCTACTGTTCACAGTTTCGACTCTCAAAACCGTAGACGACCACTGTGGCTACCGGCTGTGGTGGGATCCTTGCCAGCTGTTCTTTGCCAACAATGCGGATTACCATGACATCCATCATCAGGGCTATGGTATTAAGTCTAACTTTAGCCAGCCATTTTTGTGAGTGAAGAATTTACCCACCACTAAGGAACAATAACTGACTACTTCTCTGTAGCACTAACTGGGATAAACTGCTTGGGACCAGAATGACTCGTGAAGAGGCCAACTCCAAGGGGCGTTGGAAGGGTGTCGGAGATGAGCATATCTTGGAGCAAGGACCGGCCAAGAAACTGGATTAAATGCCAGAGTCGTTGTCTGTCATGGGGAGTTGGGTTTCTTTCATACTTTTAATTCATCTGTATCAACATTATCCACTACATCTTCACATCATATAAATACTTTCTGCTTCCATGAAGTCCCGGCCCTTGTATAGGGTGAGGGTTAATATCTTATGTGTACTTCTGCTCCAAGGCAATCCCCAACTTTGTGAGCCCATGAGACGACAGGGCGGCTTGTATGTTAGTTTTAAGACTAAAAAAATGACATTGATTCAATGGACGATGTCTGCTGTCATCTGTATACTTGCTCTATTTCACTCTTATTCGCTGTTGTCGATGATGTCGTCGTCATACAACCGCCCTTCACCTTAACAACGAAAGGACGACCAATCGGACTGTCACATGGAAAGCCCTGTAAACCGCTTCATCTGCCCTCTATCAAAGTCGCAACAGCCCATTTCAATCACCTACTACAGTCATAACAGGCTTCATCTTTATTTGCTCCATTCCTTGTTCCTTCCTTTCCACTTGTTCTGTGATGTCACACACATCTCATcctttcatcctcttccgACGCCCATCATATTTCTTCTGTCCGATTCATTCAAGCCGGCTAAATAATGGATCCCTTGTCTCCTTTATCAAGCGGCAATAGGCCAGCACACAAACAGGAAAAAAGAGGGGTCAAGCGAGCAAAGGATGAGTGGTTCTTTTAATGGGGCAACCTTTTGAGACGACACAAAGCAGGCTTTTCACGACCTGCTATAGAAAGATGACCCAATTGACGGAACGACGCTTGGGAAGCCAGCTTGATTattcatcttccttttgGTTTTGCAGAACATCATAGACGCTTGGCCGAGCTTCCATAATCTCAGCAAGACACCAATTTACCGAAGCTTAATTTCCGACCTTGCCGAGGTACAGCATTAAAACAGAACAACCAATGCACGAAAACCCTCAGCACCCACCCGACAAATCTCTGTCCAACATCTTTGACCCCATCCGCTCTCCATCCCTTGCCATCCCCCCTGAACCGGCGCCGGCGTACTCTGCCCTGCCAAGCCGTGATACCGATTTTTTCCTCGCGCCTGTCCTGGGAGGCAAAGTGGGTGATATCGAGCTTGTGACCGTAGATGGCAAGAGATTCTTGGTGCACAGAAAATTATTGGAGCAGGAGACTGTTTTCTTTCACATCTAGTGAGTCTCGAGGCTTGTTTCGAAAGATGAAATGATTGAAGCAGCTGATAGAAATTTGCATAGCTACGGGTTTGTCCCAGTGTGGCGATCGGAGAGTTCCCGATCGACGCAATTGAATCAGCCTCGTGCAGTTCCAATCGAGTTGCCACCTAATTCTCATCGCCCGGCTCAGTCTCGTGAGCGTGACGCAACGCCGCTAAGCAATATTCTTTGTCTCCCGAAACTTCTTGCAGCCCACTTGTCCCGATCTCCTGGGGTAGCTTCCTTGTTAACTTCACACCAGCGACAGAACGGGGATAATCCACGCGATGATTCGTCCACCCCCTTGATTAACAACGAAGACAATCCAGACTCACCGCCTCCAGCTTTCCAAGACCTtccgcctcctcctcctccgaAAGACGTTACGGCGCCTGTACCTACCTCGTCCCGATACACATGGGCCGTACCAGAACCCTCCACCGTTCTAATCGctttcctctctctcatTTATCCTCCAGGAATTATTTCTGCGTCTCCCACGAGCCTGCTAACATCGCTCGAGTTGACCGGTCGAGTTGTTCGCGCTGCATTGGGGTATCAAAGTGCAAAAGCGCTTAGCACTGCAAGAGATCATATGGTCCACTGGGTGGATGAGAGTCCTGTACAGGTTTATGCAATGGCCAGCTTCTTCAGATTTGGAGATTTGGAGCGGTTGGCCAGTGTTAAAGCTGTCAGAGTGTCACCATCACAATGGCCGGAAGATGCCAGGGTGTTCATGGGCCGTACTTCGGCTAGCAAGCTAATGGCACTTCAGAGTGCAAGGTTAACAGGACTGAAGCAGATCTTAAGCGGGCCCATAGAGGAGGACGAGCATGCGCATACGTGCGTGAGATTCCCTATGGCGAGATATGtatggaggaggatggcGGATGAGACATGCAAGAAGGTGTGCGCTGATAGTGATCTCATTGAGCTGTTGGACGCTGACCTGCGAGGGGTTCATTGCGGAGGGTGCCTTGTATTGCTTGGGCAGAGTGTGCAGAGGTGTTTGTACGAGGCGAGAGAATTGCGCCGCATGGTCTGATAGAGTAGCGCAGGTCGGGTAGCcgaggaaagagagggagaaagaaagaagggaggaAAATGAGCAAGAATAGAGCGGGAAGTGAGGTGTCTGGGTACACATGTAGACGATGGTTGTATGCATTACGTAATATCCAAAACACGTTTTGAGGTTCTGAGAAGTTTACGACGCGTTATTTTGAGGTGTTGTGTTTTGCGGGTTTGGTGGTTGGATGCATGTGTGCTATGTCTGCTCAGGGTGGTATTGAAGGTGGCAGACATGTATGTGCCATGTAAAAGAGACCTTGATGACGCTGGCACACAATGCATGCCAAGCTAGACATTCAAAGCGCGATTATTTGGGCGATTATCGGGCGATTCTGCGATTATTTTTGAGAATGCGTTTTCGGCGATTATTTGAATTACCTCACAAAGGCGGTTATAGTCTTGGCTGGGACGCAAGCCCCATCCTCGGACCTTCGTCTTCGTCGACGTCTACTTTCTCATGGCGTCATGGGATTGCTGTATTACATAGCTTTCGGGCATTCACGACAGTGATTGGCAGTCTCCGAGATACTTGACATCAAGCGTCCCACAATCAGGAGCATTCACGCAAAAACGTGATTATTCGGGGTTTTAAGCCGTTTTTCAAAGTCGCGCTTTGAGTGCACCTATATACTGCGTGATGGAGGTAATGAGGCAAAAGCCCCTCGTAGCAGCCTCTCCCTTAATTAATTGTTTCTGCGGCGGCGCACCTTCGCATCTCGCCGCAGTAGGACGAgtaaataataataataataatagtCTCTCAAGCTGCATCTCCGCTTCCGCCCAGTGACTCCCTTCACTTAATTACTCTACATTTTGTTTTTCACACCCCTTTCCATCCCCCAGATACCCACCACGCGACTCCATTTCCAAGTCCTTGGCCAAAATGATGATTCCCCGTTGGAAATATATCGGCATCGTGGGAGGAATGGTCGTCAGTTCCCAGCAAGTCCATGATCCAGTGAAAACAGGTGTTGATGTCCTTCAcagctcctcctccatATCCTCCTATCCATTCACCCTACTTATCGAGACAAAACCTCACCTTTTAACCTTTTGCCTCAACAAGACGGATGGCGTGAAGGCCAAGCACCTCCCGAATCTGCCATCCCTCCAGTTGTTGGCG is drawn from Cryptococcus gattii WM276 chromosome A, complete sequence and contains these coding sequences:
- a CDS encoding Hypothetical protein (Similar to SGTC gene model, INSD accession EAL22612.1; CNBB2440), producing MSINSVNPYANNGQLSQLEQELLWEFAKLSDKVKRAANLAKLTAESPNESLLAELRTLEKRMGLVLTLVKASVWAVIVDSQAAEEARQQQSAESAPEISYNETRSWEDSIMR
- a CDS encoding Sphinganine C4-hydroxylase, putative (Similar to TIGR gene model, INSD accession AAW41593.1); amino-acid sequence: MASLFSYQHVYSHNSTMLSTIIPTALHAPFYHTTRPNLLPFMSDKHLSLAAPVLAYWLYSFFFHFLDTAQFSYFEKRRIHDSPEVLARNKVTVTQVIKAVILQHVIQTVLGIFWLEDDEAIFRREVMKDHLAAMSNLSPWVADGVLLVLGRRVGEQVLKRNGEAIVRWMYWWGIPALQMLLAFFVIDTWQYFWHRSMHTNHWLYRNFHSHHHRLYTPYAFGALYNHPVEGFILDTLGAAIAEEVSFMTIRQATLLFTVSTLKTVDDHCGYRLWWDPCQLFFANNADYHDIHHQGYGIKSNFSQPFFTNWDKLLGTRMTREEANSKGRWKGVGDEHILEQGPAKKLD
- a CDS encoding Hypothetical protein (CNBB2460), which encodes MHENPQHPPDKSLSNIFDPIRSPSLAIPPEPAPAYSALPSRDTDFFLAPVLGGKVGDIELVTVDGKRFLVHRKLLEQETVFFHIYYGFVPVWRSESSRSTQLNQPRAVPIELPPNSHRPAQSRERDATPLSNILCLPKLLAAHLSRSPGVASLLTSHQRQNGDNPRDDSSTPLINNEDNPDSPPPAFQDLPPPPPPKDVTAPVPTSSRYTWAVPEPSTVLIAFLSLIYPPGIISASPTSLLTSLELTGRVVRAALGYQSAKALSTARDHMVHWVDESPVQVYAMASFFRFGDLERLASVKAVRVSPSQWPEDARVFMGRTSASKLMALQSARLTGLKQILSGPIEEDEHAHTCVRFPMARYVWRRMADETCKKVCADSDLIELLDADLRGVHCGGCLVLLGQSVQRCLYEARELRRMV